AAATTACAATCCGGCAGGTTTAGGAATTTTTCAATCTTCGGAATTTAGTTTTTCACCTACATTAAATTATTCCTCTACTAATGCTACTTATAATGGTACCATAGGAACAAATTCTAAAACAAATCTTAATTACGGTATGTTTGGAATGGTAAATACCCGTCGTATTCGCAATAGAGCGGGAGGAAATAATTCGGGATGGAAAGCTGTTAACTATGGTTTTTCCATAAATAGAATAAAAAACTTTAACAATACATTATTTATGGCAGGAGACTCTTATAGCTCTTCTTTAGCTAATGTGTGGCGCGATAATGCTAATGGTACATTTTACGAAAATTTAAATTCTTTTTCCGAGGGCTTAGCCTGGGAGACTTATATCTTAGATACTGTTCCGGGTAATCCATATCAATATTATAGCGGAGCTCCTATAAGTGGCGTTTCACAAATGTATTGGGAAGAATCTAAAGGTTATATTGATGAAATGTCCTTTGCTATATCAGCAAACTATAACGATAAGCTTATTATTGGTTTTAGTTTAGGAATTCCAAGTTTACATTATGAGCGTCGGATAAGATATGATGAGTATGCTTTAGAAAGCCCTGCCGATTATGAATTTAGTGAATTTCATTATAAAGAAAGGTTGTTAACAGAAGGAAGCGGCATAAATGCCAAAATTGGATTTATTTATGTTATATCACCTAGTGTAAGAATAAGTGGAGCATACCACACTCCAACATATTATGGAGAGTTAATTGACGAGTATGATACCAGTCTTGAAAGTATTATGGGAGACGATGAGTATTATTATAGCGAATCGCCAATAGGGAATATGGTTTATAGTCTGAATACTCCTTCCCGTTTAATGTTTGGTATTAGCTCATTCTTTTACAAAAACGGATTTATTAGTGTTGATTACGAATATATGGATTATGGAAAATCTAATTTATCCTCTTCTTCCTACTCTTTTATAGATGAAAATCAGGATATTATGACTGATTTTCAAGTAACACATACTCTGCGTATAGGAGCTGAATGGAGACTGGACTTTCTTACTTTAAGAGGAGGTTATAATATTACCAGCTCACCTATGAATCCGGATATTAACGATATTATTAGTTCTACCATTTCGTGGGGAGCCGGCTATCGCATAGGCAGTGCATATTTTGATTTTGCTTATTCAAAAAGAAATACCGACAATTTATTCTATATGTATAATCCGGACTATGTTAATCCTGCAAGTATTTCTAATACAACATCAAACTACGTTTTTACAATAGGATATAAATTCTAAACTAAAAGTACATAAAACAATCCTTTTCAATCGGTTATCTTGGGGTTTACAGCTTTCCCTGAGGTAACCTTTTTTTTAGCTTAAGTATACGTTAACATTGAACCAATAGGGGGAGCGCAACAATTCTCTCATAACTCTTACTAATAAGTAATGAGATTTCTCATTCCGTTTCACTGCATTCGAAAGAGGCACCTAAAATATCGCCCAGTAAATATGGTAAATTAACAAGACTTAACAGCTATTAATGCTTCTTAACAATTTGCTTAGTCTCAGTGTTTTATCTTAGCAAAAAAATAATTTCATGAATTCTAATTCCATTAATAGGTTAATTATAATTCTTCTATTTGGATTTATCGGAATAAATCTTTCACTTTCAGCACAAGAATCACTACAAATTATAAGGGGAACTATTCGCGATAGCAGAAATTATGAGCCCATCAGTTTTGCTCTTATAAAAAACCAAATGCTTAAAACAAAGATTATTGCTGATGAACAAGGGCGATATATTATTTCTTTTAAACAGGGGGATTTATTAAAGATTACCGCCATTGGCTATGAAGATGGGTTTTATATTATTAACGACACATCAGAAATCGTTAATGATTTTCCCATACAACTAAAATCTAAAATCTATGAGCTAAAGGAATTTACGCTTACGCCTTATAAAACCGTATTACAATTTAAAAACGCTTTTGTTCAATTAGAATTACCAAAAGACAAACCTACACCTGAGCTTAATCTTCCTTTTTATAAAGTACGTCCGCCTGACAATAATGGAGATAATTTGGGAGGCGTTTCTTTTACGAGTCCGATATCTGCAATTTACAATACCTTTAGTCATAGAGGCAAGATGATGAAGAAATATAAATCGCTGATGACTAATGATTATAATAGTAAAATAGTACAAAAACGATTTACTAGAAACTTAGTCGCCAAAATTGTTCCCCTAAAAACTACTGATGAGTTAGATGCTTTTATTGAATTTTGCAAATTCGATTTTAACTTTTTACTTACTGCTTCCAAGTACGAATTGATATTAGCCATACAGAAAAAATACTTAGAATATATACGGTATAAAATGACATAATTCTATTTCACATGCTGTAAGCCTGCCTTAGCCTTCGCTCTAATACTTCTACGGTATTCTTCAAAATCAAGATCAAGACATTTTTCAAAATAGAATTTCGCTTTCTCATTTATACCTTTTTGTTCGTATATCTCCCCCATTTTAAGACAGCTGTTAGCAGCAAAATAGGAATTAAATTTTTCGCCTTCCTTTAAAGCAATCTGATAAAAAGTAAGTGCCTGATCCAAAGAGTCTAAATGATGATAAATACGTGCTTTTCGGTAAGACAGTTCTATCTTTTCCTTTTTATTAAACTTCGATAAATCAAGATTGTGAAATACCGCTAAAGCTTCTTTTAAATATCCTCCATCGAATAAAATTCTGCTTTTCAATAAATACAGATTTGGCAAATAACCATCTGATACTTTTTTTGCCTCTTTTAATGCAGCATCATCGCCATCGAGCTGAGTACTTGGAAAGTATAAAATTTTAAGCATACTTTGTTTGTAAACTAAAGTATCGCCTTGAACAAAGGCACTCCAAGCTTTTTTTTGTGCTGCCGAACGTTTAAAATTGTTTCCGGGATAGTTTTTCAAATAGTTATCAAATAGTTGATAAGCATCTGCATCCAAGCTATATAATTTTGCCTGTCCTAACATAAATTCGGGATAATAAAATGTAAGAGCATCTCCAAGTACAGGTCGATTTTCAAGAAAAGAAATTACACTATCATTATCTTCTTTCATCAGTAAAACGGCACGAGAGAAATTAAGTAAAGGACTATGCCTGCTCACCAAATCCATTTCTTTTTGCTGATATCTCAGTTTAAGCTCACCATAACGCTCTTCCCCACTTTGAAGATTCAGTTTTAAAAAAGTATATAAAAATAAAGCCTCTGGTTTAAAATGTTGGAATTCGGGATTATCACTATCCAACAAAGCCTCTAATTCGCCCAAACCCTGATCCACACTTCCGTATAATCCTAAGAAATTAATTGCCCATTGATATTGATCCGGAACAAGCCCAATCATAGCATGCAAAACCCCCAATCCCATTGCATTAGGTAAAAAATCGGGATAAAATTCTTTATTCTCTTCTAACAGATGATAAGCTTGATTTATTTCAAAAGCAGCCGTAAGATACTCACCGAATAACACTCGCACAAAAGCCCATTGCATATTCATCTGTGCAATTCCCATGCGGTAATACGGACTATCTTTAGGTCCTTCTTCCCATTTATTAACTCTGTTTTTCTTTTGATATCTGAGATTTTCGAAAAGCTCTTTATCTTCCAATAGAACTATACTTAAAAAATCGATATAATTTTCTAGAACCAAAGGAATCAAATTTTCAGGATGATCGGTATTAACCTTTTCGATATATTTTTTCGCAGAGTCGAATCTCAAGTCAATAATTAAACTGTAAGCTTTTTTACAATCATCACTATAATCAAATTGCGAGAATAGTGGCAAGCTGAAAGTCAAAAACAAAAAAGAGAAAACTATTTTTTTAAACATAGACTATGCAAAAACGTATTTGAAAACTTCTTCTACTTTATTAACGGCAATTACTTGTATTTTTCCGTTTTTGGGAAGTGATTTCTGATTAAATTTAGAAATAATTATTCGTTCAAAACCCAACTTTTCGGCTTCGGTAATTCTTTGCTCAATACGATTAACTGAGCGTATTTCGCCCGACAAACCCACTTCGGCAGCAAAACAAGTTTTATCATCAATTTCAATATCTTCATTCGATGATAAGATTGCACAAACAACAGCCAAATCTATGGCAGGATCGTCTACTTTTATGCCACCTGCAACATTCACAAAAACATCTTTTGTACTCAAGCGAAAGCCTGCACGCTTTTCCAAAACGGCCAAAAGCATATTTAACCTACGACCATCAAAACCCGTAGTAGAGCGCTGTGGTGTTCCATAAGCAGCAGTGCTTACCAAAGCCTGAATCTCTATTAACATCGGGCGCATCCCTTCCATTGTAGATCCTATGGCGATACCGCTTAGCATTTGCTCGCGATGAGAAAGTAATATTTCCGACGGATTGGATACTTGACGAAGCCCAGTATTTTGCATCTCATAAATTCCCAATTCAGAAGTTGACCCAAAACGATTTTTTACAGACCGTAAAATTCTATAGCCATAATTTCTATCGCCTTCAAATTGCAAAACGCTATCAACCATATGTTCTAAAACCTTCGGTCCGGCAAGGCTTCCGTCTTTTGTAATATGACCTATTAATAAAACAGGGGTATTACTTTGCTTTGCATATTTATGAAATTCGCCGGCACATTCGCGAATCTGAGAAACACTTCCTACCGTAGATTCTACCGATTCGGTATGCATAGTTTGTATAGAATCGATAATTAAAACCGTTGGTTGGATTAAGCGAATAGCCTGAGCAATTTTTTGAGTATTTGTTTCTGTCAGTATAAAAGTCTCAGACATTTCTAAATTCAAACGTTCTGATCTCATACGGATTTGTTGTTCGCTTTCTTCTCCGGAAACGTATAATACC
This sequence is a window from Bacteroidales bacterium. Protein-coding genes within it:
- a CDS encoding carboxypeptidase-like regulatory domain-containing protein, with translation MNSNSINRLIIILLFGFIGINLSLSAQESLQIIRGTIRDSRNYEPISFALIKNQMLKTKIIADEQGRYIISFKQGDLLKITAIGYEDGFYIINDTSEIVNDFPIQLKSKIYELKEFTLTPYKTVLQFKNAFVQLELPKDKPTPELNLPFYKVRPPDNNGDNLGGVSFTSPISAIYNTFSHRGKMMKKYKSLMTNDYNSKIVQKRFTRNLVAKIVPLKTTDELDAFIEFCKFDFNFLLTASKYELILAIQKKYLEYIRYKMT
- the radA gene encoding DNA repair protein RadA — encoded protein: MAKIKTTFFCQNCGAESPKWVGKCTSCGQWNTFVEEVVQKNPTKEQWAIPEMQEAKAQPKKISEIELGQIRRIDTQNQELNRVLGGGLVPGSIVLLGGEPGIGKSTLLLQVALQMRNQKVLYVSGEESEQQIRMRSERLNLEMSETFILTETNTQKIAQAIRLIQPTVLIIDSIQTMHTESVESTVGSVSQIRECAGEFHKYAKQSNTPVLLIGHITKDGSLAGPKVLEHMVDSVLQFEGDRNYGYRILRSVKNRFGSTSELGIYEMQNTGLRQVSNPSEILLSHREQMLSGIAIGSTMEGMRPMLIEIQALVSTAAYGTPQRSTTGFDGRRLNMLLAVLEKRAGFRLSTKDVFVNVAGGIKVDDPAIDLAVVCAILSSNEDIEIDDKTCFAAEVGLSGEIRSVNRIEQRITEAEKLGFERIIISKFNQKSLPKNGKIQVIAVNKVEEVFKYVFA